A window from Synergistaceae bacterium DZ-S4 encodes these proteins:
- a CDS encoding 2-oxoacid:acceptor oxidoreductase family protein has protein sequence MSDHTRTLFCAGFGGQGVMVLGQLVAYGAIKEGKYVTWLPSYGPEMRGGTANCGVTVSDREIGSPFVTRPDVVVALNQPSLDKYEASVKSGGVLIYNSDMAKYTPTREDIRVIPVDASQIAGNLGNERAVNVVILGVVIAMSDFISDDTAREIIRQKLGARKPEFLESNMKAYEEGKKIGLSS, from the coding sequence ATGTCTGATCACACACGAACGCTCTTTTGCGCAGGTTTTGGAGGTCAGGGTGTAATGGTCCTGGGGCAGCTCGTGGCATACGGGGCCATAAAAGAAGGCAAATACGTTACCTGGCTTCCTTCGTATGGACCCGAGATGAGAGGGGGGACAGCGAACTGCGGGGTAACTGTCAGCGACAGGGAGATAGGCTCGCCCTTTGTAACAAGACCGGATGTGGTGGTTGCTCTCAACCAGCCTTCTCTCGATAAATACGAAGCCTCTGTCAAATCCGGCGGTGTTTTGATCTATAACAGTGACATGGCCAAATACACGCCCACGAGAGAGGACATCAGGGTCATTCCGGTCGATGCCTCGCAGATCGCGGGAAACCTTGGCAACGAAAGGGCGGTAAATGTAGTCATACTCGGAGTTGTCATAGCAATGTCCGATTTCATTTCTGACGATACCGCCAGGGAGATCATCAGACAAAAACTTGGCGCCAGAAAACCCGAGTTCCTTGAAAGCAACATGAAAGCCTATGAGGAAGGAAAAAAGATCGGGCTTTCAAGCTGA